In one Arachis duranensis cultivar V14167 chromosome 9, aradu.V14167.gnm2.J7QH, whole genome shotgun sequence genomic region, the following are encoded:
- the LOC107465758 gene encoding ATP-dependent DNA helicase PIF1-like — protein MGGFFFLYGQGGCEKIFLWSTISCSIRSKGGKSSCKVNIQAKAKLITWDEAPMINGESIVHIPSDILIKNSETVLDDLIDFVYPNMLSNLSVEIYFKDRAILAPTLDFCVTDVNNKMTAGLPGQEIVYLSSDSVCAEEGNMELELDAFSPEILNGINCSGLPPHKLVLKVGAPVMLLRNIDQTNGLCNGTRMQVRRMENHVIECKTLTSNKVRSIVLIPRVNLIPNNETLPVRFQRKQFPIIMSFAMIINKSHGQTLLKLPRPVFTHGQLFVTLSRVTSIDGLRVLFQDHGHLEDNCMMNVVYREVFESL, from the exons ATGGGTGGATTTTTCTTCTTATACGGTCAAGGTGGttgtgaaaaaatatttttatggtcAACTATATCGTGCTCAATTAGGTCTAAAGGAG GGAAGTCCTCTTGCAAGGTTAATATCCAAGCTAAGGCCAAATTAATCACATGGGATGAAGCTCCAATGATAA ATGGTGAATCGATCGTTCATATACCATCTGACATTTTGATTAAGAACTCTGAGACAGTTTTGGATGACCTCATTGATTTCGTGTATCCAAATATGTTATCCAATTTATCCgttgaaatttatttcaagGATAGAGCAATTCTTGCACCAACTTTGGATTTTTGTGTCACTGATGTCAACAACAAGATGACTGCAGGGCTACCTGGACAAGAAATAGTCTACTTAAGTTCAGACTCTGTGTGTGCTGAAGAGGGAAATATGGAACTTGAGTTAGATGCTTTCTCGCCGGAGATTCTAAATGGAATAAATTGTTCAGGTCTACCACCACACAAGTTGGTTCTAAAGGTTGGCGCTCCTGTTATGTTGCTGCGGAATATAGACCAAACTAATGGTTTGTGCAATGGAACGAGGATGCAAGTTAGAAGAATGGAAAATCATGTGATAGAATGCAAGACTTTAACTAGTAACAAAGTTAGAAGTATTGTTCTTATCCCAAGAGTGAATCTAATTCCAAATAATGAAACATTGCCGGTCAGGTTTCAAAGAAAACAATTCCCAATTATCATGTCATTTGCAATGATAATAAATAAGTCCCATGGACAAACTCTATTGAAACTTCCAAGGCCAGTTTTCACCCATGGTCAATTGTTTGTTACGTTATCAAGGGTAACGAGTATAGATGGTCTGCGAGTGCTGTTCCAAGATCATGGACACTTGGAAGATAACTGCATGATGAATGTGGTATATAGAGAAGTTTTTGAGAGCCTATAA